A window of the Mesoplasma florum L1 genome harbors these coding sequences:
- a CDS encoding 5-formyltetrahydrofolate cyclo-ligase, translated as MSNKNQIREKFLKTRSFLSKSYKEEVNKIIERKVNHYIDRYNLEKYAIYLSTENEPNTLNIIETSLKKGIEVYVPLIIEDNKMEFKKITNLETDLEQNKVLNILQPKSTCSTLENGNYINTMFIPLVAFDKQLNRVGMGKGFYDRWLNENDYIGYKIGLSASTQLSNESIDADEFDVKFDNVITEKEIYVPFVEEEQEFDYDVTYSVFNDETIVG; from the coding sequence ATGAGCAACAAGAATCAAATAAGAGAAAAATTTCTTAAAACAAGATCTTTTTTATCAAAATCATACAAAGAAGAAGTTAATAAAATTATCGAAAGAAAAGTTAATCATTATATAGATAGATATAACTTAGAAAAATATGCCATTTATCTTTCAACTGAGAATGAACCTAATACTTTAAACATTATTGAAACAAGTTTAAAAAAAGGAATAGAAGTTTATGTTCCATTAATTATTGAAGATAACAAAATGGAATTCAAGAAAATTACAAATTTAGAAACTGATTTAGAACAAAATAAGGTTTTAAACATTTTACAACCAAAATCAACATGTTCAACATTAGAAAATGGTAACTACATTAATACTATGTTTATTCCATTGGTAGCTTTTGATAAACAATTAAATAGAGTTGGTATGGGTAAAGGGTTTTATGATCGTTGATTAAATGAAAATGATTACATTGGATATAAAATTGGTTTATCAGCTTCAACTCAATTATCAAATGAAAGCATTGATGCTGATGAGTTTGATGTTAAATTTGATAATGTAATTACAGAAAAAGAAATTTATGTTCCATTTGTTGAAGAAGAACAAGAATTTGATTATGATGTTACTTATTCAGTTTTTAACGATGAAACTATTGTAGGTTAA
- a CDS encoding 3'-5' exoribonuclease YhaM family protein: MRKINELNNTISSTDLVVRIEKVIISTATNGSSYIILNLSDKTGRIEARKWTVTEEDKQLLQPNAFILFKNAAVNEFRGVLQLKVSDYSVLSENDLNSYGLDVKDFFIEAPINIEKNYGELMSILESLTNQTYKELTIGLIKKYEKEFLTYPAAMSIHHNVKGGLFWHSFTLVKNALALKPSYAYASIDWELLICGAILHDIGKVIEIIDPTGTDYSLQGKIIGHISIGNTELNKIAEELNLYKDEQGNINESLTLLQHMIIASHGKKEYGSPTEPVIIEAIMLSMFDDLDAKVFKINDELNKVELKTWTPRIISVDGKMFYKHKK, from the coding sequence ATGAGAAAAATAAATGAATTAAACAATACAATTTCTTCAACTGATTTAGTTGTTAGAATTGAAAAAGTTATTATTTCAACAGCTACTAATGGTTCATCTTATATCATTTTAAATTTATCAGATAAAACTGGTAGAATTGAAGCTAGAAAATGAACAGTAACTGAAGAAGATAAACAATTGTTACAACCAAATGCTTTTATTTTATTTAAGAATGCTGCTGTTAACGAATTTAGAGGCGTATTACAGCTTAAAGTTAGTGATTACAGTGTTCTTAGCGAGAATGATTTAAATAGCTATGGTTTAGATGTTAAAGACTTTTTTATAGAAGCCCCTATTAACATCGAAAAAAACTATGGAGAATTAATGTCAATTCTTGAAAGCTTAACAAATCAAACATATAAAGAATTAACAATTGGTTTAATCAAAAAATATGAAAAAGAGTTTTTAACTTATCCAGCTGCAATGTCAATTCATCATAATGTAAAAGGTGGTTTATTCTGACATAGTTTTACATTAGTTAAAAATGCTTTAGCTTTAAAACCAAGTTATGCATATGCTTCAATTGATTGAGAATTATTGATTTGTGGAGCTATTTTACATGATATAGGTAAAGTTATAGAAATTATAGATCCAACAGGAACTGATTATAGTTTACAAGGTAAAATAATTGGTCATATTAGTATTGGTAACACTGAATTAAATAAAATAGCTGAAGAGTTAAACTTATATAAAGATGAGCAAGGGAACATTAATGAATCATTAACTTTATTACAACATATGATTATTGCTAGTCATGGTAAAAAAGAATATGGTTCACCAACTGAACCAGTTATTATTGAAGCTATTATGTTATCTATGTTTGATGATTTAGACGCAAAAGTATTTAAAATAAATGATGAACTAAATAAAGTTGAATTAAAAACATGAACACCAAGAATCATTAGTGTGGATGGAAAAATGTTTTATAAACATAAAAAGTAA
- a CDS encoding lipoprotein, with product MKKLLSLIGAFALTASATSVLISCSNDKDDDKYGNVFINDDGDFKITTEDLLNWYNETYGRLGKDSQKFLVQFYNIFAVAIYEEASKENNIFQGISAEKNPYMNEDGKAFAESLKTQYGKESKASNTIYGRANTEMERARKEYLDNKKQGTKAWVKYLKGQFPWVTGDQTALENAWISNYILTDSTNSAYANLSKALGFGATESTWAKGYSTIEVNRTTISNLLSVFLTQNGNVLINNETLDKTIKEQATTEAQQISIINLVNALGGKNAFKSSNSSNYNETINTENNGTTFKIEFIENTNDVFLNALTWRTFLSGISSIFANSPNSINGTISQISSSNNNIFKYSDVESIRLADNNIYKDFYNYNARSSRELNKTQIVSVAPVLNSSKDNQKNNILSNSQKFLVDNYFETKKPVATSEIVLEFSKINSTATPDINKEISPAQFVNNANTQTELINYFEGFYQFYNAYVSSESASSYANAETSSSTGLTDFETFYRGSNKNNLWKLGQNQTDTGIINFLTAKNNEKLLTLDYDTTTGTYSNIAKYSVYDFLSSNPKEDVISTKNDWDADSTNMIGQWASFDQKMTNVSTDATNGKNLLFNLVNDLGRHAETEANSTKEGETAKPYKVLNAKDGIIAFIDSDGLHFMKIDGYSLLNSSNAEKSETSVDKDKQQSIAYDLLSKTNKELIPYLLNPKLSSSTEAGNAGEGSGKINKIDESTAIKPGINNDIYRQNIIDNMGTEFGNDYSKIINYSITNDYERFLVNNTVANGFLSTDEEKTNLFYNFDILADAKATTSTTENFGLLSQWLWTYLDEILGTNGDYAELFGKFFEIEGEDVDTKAVYELIKVITTEQETLSAAPLTSFTLENNNWNQSVEDNYEKQHEDLKTETARSFIPKNGLEISYSSIVQSQHWKTDLSTKSKFNKLNYIISDKWFNDEVIINVLNKHEGGVK from the coding sequence ATGAAAAAACTACTATCACTAATTGGTGCTTTTGCTTTAACAGCTAGTGCAACAAGTGTTTTAATTTCATGTTCTAATGATAAAGACGATGATAAATATGGAAATGTATTTATTAATGATGATGGAGATTTTAAAATCACTACTGAAGACTTATTAAATTGATACAATGAAACTTATGGACGTTTAGGTAAAGATTCTCAAAAATTTTTAGTACAATTCTATAATATTTTTGCAGTTGCCATTTATGAAGAAGCAAGTAAAGAAAATAACATTTTTCAAGGTATAAGTGCTGAAAAAAATCCTTATATGAATGAAGATGGAAAAGCATTTGCTGAAAGCTTAAAAACACAATATGGTAAGGAATCAAAAGCTTCAAATACAATATATGGTCGTGCTAATACTGAAATGGAAAGAGCAAGAAAAGAATATCTTGACAATAAAAAACAAGGTACAAAAGCTTGAGTTAAATATTTAAAAGGACAATTTCCTTGAGTTACTGGTGATCAAACAGCACTAGAAAATGCTTGAATATCAAACTATATCTTAACTGATTCAACTAACTCTGCTTATGCTAACCTTTCAAAAGCACTAGGTTTTGGAGCAACTGAATCAACTTGAGCAAAAGGTTATTCAACAATCGAAGTAAATAGAACAACTATTTCAAATCTACTGTCAGTATTTTTAACTCAAAATGGAAATGTTTTAATTAATAATGAAACTTTAGATAAAACAATTAAAGAACAAGCAACAACTGAAGCTCAACAAATTTCTATTATAAATTTAGTAAACGCTTTAGGTGGAAAGAATGCATTTAAATCAAGCAATTCTTCTAACTACAATGAAACAATAAACACAGAAAACAATGGTACAACTTTTAAAATCGAGTTTATTGAAAATACAAACGATGTTTTCTTGAATGCTTTAACTTGAAGAACGTTTTTATCAGGAATTAGTAGTATTTTTGCTAATAGTCCAAATTCAATAAATGGAACTATTTCTCAAATTAGTAGTAGTAATAATAATATTTTTAAATATTCTGATGTCGAAAGTATAAGACTTGCTGATAATAATATATATAAAGATTTCTATAACTATAATGCTAGATCTTCTAGAGAACTTAATAAAACACAAATCGTTTCTGTGGCACCTGTCTTAAATTCATCTAAAGATAATCAAAAAAATAATATACTTTCAAATTCACAAAAATTCTTAGTAGATAATTATTTTGAAACTAAAAAACCTGTTGCAACCTCTGAAATTGTTTTAGAATTTTCAAAAATTAATAGTACTGCAACACCAGATATTAATAAAGAAATAAGTCCTGCTCAATTTGTTAACAATGCCAATACTCAAACTGAATTAATTAATTACTTTGAAGGTTTTTATCAATTTTATAATGCTTATGTTTCAAGTGAGAGTGCATCATCATATGCAAATGCTGAAACAAGTAGTTCAACTGGATTAACAGATTTTGAAACATTTTATAGAGGTTCAAATAAAAATAATTTATGAAAATTAGGTCAAAACCAAACTGATACAGGGATTATTAATTTCTTAACAGCTAAAAATAATGAAAAATTATTAACTTTAGACTATGATACAACAACTGGAACATATTCAAACATAGCTAAATATTCTGTTTATGATTTCTTATCTTCAAATCCTAAAGAAGATGTAATTTCTACAAAGAATGATTGAGATGCAGATTCAACTAATATGATAGGTCAATGAGCAAGTTTTGATCAAAAAATGACAAATGTATCTACTGATGCTACAAATGGAAAGAACTTATTGTTTAACCTTGTAAATGATTTAGGACGACATGCTGAAACTGAAGCAAACAGCACAAAAGAAGGCGAAACAGCAAAACCTTATAAAGTATTAAATGCTAAAGATGGAATTATTGCATTCATTGATAGTGATGGATTACACTTCATGAAAATTGATGGATATAGTTTATTAAATAGCTCTAACGCTGAAAAAAGTGAAACAAGTGTTGATAAAGATAAACAACAATCAATAGCTTATGATCTTCTTTCAAAAACAAATAAAGAATTAATTCCTTACTTATTAAATCCAAAATTAAGTTCAAGTACTGAAGCAGGCAATGCTGGTGAAGGTTCAGGAAAAATAAATAAAATTGACGAATCAACAGCAATTAAGCCTGGAATTAATAATGATATTTATAGACAAAACATTATTGACAATATGGGTACTGAATTTGGTAATGATTATAGTAAAATAATTAATTACTCAATTACCAATGATTATGAAAGATTCTTAGTTAACAATACTGTAGCTAATGGATTTTTATCAACCGATGAAGAAAAAACAAACTTATTTTATAATTTTGATATTCTAGCTGATGCAAAAGCAACTACTTCAACAACTGAAAATTTCGGATTGTTAAGTCAATGATTATGAACTTACTTAGATGAGATATTAGGTACAAATGGGGACTATGCTGAATTATTTGGAAAATTCTTTGAAATCGAAGGAGAAGATGTAGATACAAAAGCAGTTTATGAATTAATTAAGGTTATTACAACAGAACAAGAAACTCTTAGTGCTGCTCCTTTAACAAGTTTTACATTAGAAAATAACAATTGAAATCAAAGCGTTGAAGATAATTATGAAAAACAACATGAAGATTTAAAAACTGAAACAGCAAGATCATTTATTCCTAAAAATGGCTTGGAAATAAGTTATTCTTCAATTGTACAAAGTCAGCACTGAAAAACTGACTTGTCAACAAAATCAAAATTTAATAAATTAAATTACATTATTTCTGATAAATGATTTAATGATGAAGTTATTATTAATGTTTTAAATAAACATGAAGGAGGAGTTAAATAA
- a CDS encoding MerR family transcriptional regulator: protein MEKLYIKDISKELSIPEYVLRFYDKKGLFPFFERDENNYRYIEREKLEWVRIVSCLKKSGMPLNKISEYIGLALEGKNTYAKRLEMMIEQEKIVLEKMKDLQEQLDYIKYKKKLYENN from the coding sequence ATGGAAAAGTTATACATAAAAGATATATCAAAAGAATTATCAATTCCAGAATATGTATTAAGGTTTTACGATAAGAAAGGTTTATTTCCTTTTTTTGAAAGAGATGAAAATAATTACAGATATATAGAAAGAGAAAAATTAGAATGAGTTAGAATTGTATCTTGTTTAAAAAAATCAGGAATGCCTTTAAATAAAATAAGTGAATATATTGGTCTAGCCTTAGAAGGCAAAAACACTTATGCAAAAAGATTAGAAATGATGATTGAACAAGAAAAAATAGTACTTGAAAAAATGAAAGATTTGCAAGAACAATTAGACTATATTAAATATAAAAAGAAACTTTACGAAAATAATTAA
- a CDS encoding lipoprotein produces the protein MKKLLAILAAVGLTATTSSVVISCTTTVDRFGKLNFSDKQVYTSFILKMKDSGFISVSQAEKFLKISDTEIIADVLKILDKKIAEEEYKTTSSNIASTLKVKEKETTENITSNLLNDLATNKFFSEYTAKVISDKHGLVNDKQYSNNHSLNPFNLFEDDEKINYSIYYKEKSENETLTRWQVLGEFGENEWNIPSIEALNGGNNFYIIGSADNTKVTKLTDTKNTKVLNKDTKIDEVTGPFLVAKNEQEQGFSGNEIMKYRFQSYINAKIIPDLYTQLISLAYLDSNLYSTNLTTTNYTRSFVRLNTSNKLVSSVQNSLTSETKSSNVKLIWSFKAKVSTDATSWVKSYKQALGEPNSSGNIILDENSITTLKNNFSSNSLENNTKLGTDPFLGLVGYNGIAKNNDTGIEAISGSLSISTDAQTAAKSIDRPTLLTGPRDQGFAVGDNGESEIVLVLPIYLNDIYDNSNVTLNAVNQVATLSIPSDTWVPLGDKYSPYVDDMKTFTNETNVEIIKDNNGNLYVKALADKGSFTLGNQRTITVNVENANDTMLGIHETINKEDSAFTSGFDTEQQGKVKDTDKILYSVLWARNADPKSVYQLSEAWSNSVQSSSDIKNLSATNKQLLISEIENGLVAGDTDYTTEAKEELYTKYIMDGDNVLFQGLYDELAKYIKDEDGNTSD, from the coding sequence ATGAAAAAATTATTAGCTATATTAGCAGCAGTTGGACTAACTGCAACAACTTCTTCAGTTGTAATTTCATGTACAACAACAGTTGATAGATTTGGCAAATTAAATTTTAGTGATAAACAAGTATATACATCTTTCATACTGAAAATGAAAGATAGTGGTTTTATAAGTGTTTCACAAGCAGAGAAATTTTTAAAAATTTCTGATACTGAAATTATTGCTGATGTATTAAAAATTTTAGATAAAAAAATTGCTGAAGAAGAATATAAAACAACAAGTTCAAATATTGCCTCTACTTTAAAAGTAAAAGAAAAAGAAACAACTGAAAATATTACTTCAAATTTATTAAATGATTTAGCAACTAACAAATTTTTTAGTGAATACACAGCTAAAGTAATTAGTGATAAACATGGTTTAGTAAATGACAAGCAATATTCAAATAATCACTCATTAAATCCTTTTAATTTATTTGAGGATGATGAAAAAATAAATTATTCAATTTATTATAAAGAGAAAAGCGAAAATGAAACTTTAACTAGATGACAAGTTTTAGGAGAATTTGGTGAAAATGAATGAAATATTCCTAGTATAGAAGCTTTAAATGGTGGTAACAATTTCTATATTATTGGATCAGCTGACAATACTAAAGTAACTAAATTGACTGACACTAAAAATACAAAGGTTTTAAATAAAGATACTAAAATTGATGAAGTGACTGGTCCATTCTTAGTTGCAAAAAATGAACAAGAACAAGGCTTTAGTGGAAATGAAATTATGAAATATCGTTTCCAAAGCTACATTAATGCAAAAATCATTCCTGATTTATATACTCAATTAATCAGCTTGGCATATTTAGATAGTAATTTATATTCAACAAATTTAACAACAACAAACTATACAAGATCATTTGTTAGATTAAATACATCAAACAAATTAGTTTCTTCTGTTCAAAATTCATTAACTTCTGAAACTAAAAGTTCAAATGTTAAATTGATTTGATCTTTCAAAGCAAAAGTTTCGACTGATGCAACTTCATGAGTTAAATCTTATAAACAAGCATTAGGTGAACCAAATAGTAGTGGAAACATTATTTTGGATGAAAACAGTATAACTACTTTAAAAAATAACTTTAGTTCTAATTCACTAGAAAACAATACAAAATTAGGTACTGATCCATTTTTAGGTTTAGTTGGTTATAACGGTATTGCAAAAAATAATGATACAGGAATTGAAGCAATAAGTGGTTCATTAAGTATTTCAACTGATGCACAAACTGCAGCTAAATCAATAGATAGACCAACATTACTAACAGGACCAAGAGATCAAGGTTTTGCGGTAGGTGACAATGGTGAAAGTGAAATCGTTTTAGTTTTACCTATATATTTAAATGATATTTATGATAACTCAAATGTAACTTTAAATGCTGTTAATCAAGTAGCAACACTTTCTATTCCAAGTGATACTTGAGTACCTCTTGGTGATAAATACAGTCCTTATGTAGACGATATGAAGACTTTTACAAATGAAACTAATGTTGAAATTATTAAAGATAATAATGGAAATCTTTATGTTAAAGCCTTAGCAGATAAAGGTTCATTCACTTTAGGTAATCAAAGAACTATTACAGTTAATGTTGAAAATGCAAATGATACAATGTTAGGTATTCATGAAACAATTAATAAAGAAGACTCAGCTTTTACAAGTGGATTTGATACAGAACAACAAGGTAAAGTAAAAGATACTGATAAAATTTTATACTCAGTATTATGAGCAAGAAATGCTGATCCAAAAAGTGTTTACCAATTAAGTGAAGCTTGAAGTAATTCAGTTCAATCAAGTTCAGATATTAAAAACTTAAGTGCAACTAATAAACAACTATTAATTTCTGAAATTGAAAATGGTTTAGTTGCAGGAGATACAGATTACACAACAGAAGCTAAAGAAGAACTTTATACTAAATACATCATGGATGGTGATAATGTTCTATTCCAAGGATTATACGATGAACTTGCAAAATATATTAAAGACGAAGACGGAAATACATCAGACTAA
- a CDS encoding aldo/keto reductase has protein sequence MKTRTLGKDLIVSEMGLGCMGLSYSQPPFPTKEEAIKFLREAYEQGVTFFDTAEVYGPFDNEELLGEAFKDIRDKVVIATKFGFSFDGKNITGVDSSRENIMRAIEGSLNRLQTDYIDLYYQHRVDPNTSIEEVAQVMKELMEQGKIKHWGLSEASAKTIRKAHAICPVTALQSEYSMFWREAETKVMPTLEELGIGFVPFSPLGRGFLTGTIKPGHIFPEGDFRNSIPRFNTPEYLENNFKLVKYVEELAEQKNTTPAAVALGWLLAQKPWIVPIPGTKKIERLKENNSGTNVMFSKEELENIKKMLDTIELVGHRYNDATESRVDK, from the coding sequence ATGAAAACAAGAACATTAGGAAAAGATTTAATTGTTTCAGAAATGGGATTAGGTTGTATGGGTTTAAGTTACAGTCAACCTCCATTTCCAACAAAAGAAGAAGCAATTAAATTTTTAAGAGAAGCATATGAACAAGGTGTAACATTTTTTGATACAGCTGAAGTTTATGGTCCTTTTGATAATGAAGAATTATTAGGAGAAGCTTTCAAAGACATACGTGATAAAGTAGTTATTGCAACAAAATTTGGTTTTTCATTTGATGGAAAAAATATAACTGGAGTTGATAGTAGCAGAGAAAATATAATGAGAGCTATTGAGGGTTCATTAAATAGATTGCAAACTGATTACATTGACTTATATTATCAACATAGAGTTGATCCAAACACTTCAATTGAAGAAGTTGCACAAGTGATGAAAGAATTAATGGAACAAGGAAAAATTAAACATTGAGGATTAAGTGAAGCTTCTGCTAAAACTATTAGAAAAGCACATGCAATTTGTCCAGTTACAGCATTACAAAGTGAATACTCAATGTTTTGAAGAGAAGCTGAAACAAAAGTTATGCCTACTTTAGAAGAATTGGGAATTGGTTTTGTACCATTTTCTCCGTTAGGAAGAGGATTCTTAACAGGAACAATTAAACCAGGTCATATTTTTCCAGAAGGTGATTTTAGAAATTCTATCCCAAGATTTAATACACCAGAGTATCTAGAAAATAATTTTAAATTAGTTAAATATGTTGAAGAACTAGCTGAACAAAAAAATACAACTCCAGCTGCTGTTGCTTTAGGTTGATTGTTAGCGCAAAAACCATGAATAGTTCCAATTCCAGGAACTAAAAAAATTGAAAGACTAAAAGAAAATAATTCAGGAACAAATGTAATGTTTTCAAAAGAAGAATTAGAAAATATTAAAAAAATGTTAGATACTATTGAATTAGTTGGTCATAGATATAATGATGCTACTGAAAGTAGAGTAGATAAATAA
- a CDS encoding uracil-DNA glycosylase yields MKTMNKKWNSLLTNQDLSKRIENTIELAYKTNEKIYPSKEDCLRLFDLISPDEIKVVIIGQDPYHNPKQANGIAFSASKDIKTPKSLINIFKELENDLGIKHYDNNDLSNWVKQGVLLINTCWTVIENQPGSHSKLGWQEIVSDILVNLNKQNPNIVYCLWGNYAKKVYENLEHKANNVINSAHPSPFSYLKGFKNSKPFSTINTILVNNSLEPIDWSK; encoded by the coding sequence GTGAAAACAATGAATAAGAAATGAAATAGTTTATTAACAAATCAAGATCTTTCAAAAAGAATTGAAAACACAATCGAGTTGGCATATAAAACGAATGAAAAAATTTATCCCTCAAAAGAAGATTGTTTAAGATTATTTGATTTAATCTCACCAGATGAAATCAAAGTAGTAATAATTGGTCAAGACCCGTATCATAATCCTAAACAAGCTAATGGAATAGCTTTTAGCGCAAGTAAAGATATCAAAACACCCAAAAGTCTAATTAATATTTTTAAAGAATTAGAAAATGACTTAGGTATAAAACATTATGATAATAATGATTTAAGCAATTGGGTTAAACAAGGCGTTTTATTAATTAATACTTGTTGAACTGTAATTGAAAATCAACCTGGAAGCCACTCAAAATTAGGTTGACAAGAAATAGTTAGTGATATATTGGTTAATCTAAACAAACAGAATCCAAACATTGTTTATTGTTTATGAGGAAATTATGCTAAAAAGGTTTATGAAAATTTAGAACATAAAGCAAATAATGTCATTAACTCTGCTCACCCATCACCATTTAGTTATTTGAAAGGTTTTAAAAATTCAAAACCTTTCTCAACAATAAATACAATTTTAGTTAATAATTCTTTAGAACCAATTGATTGGTCTAAATAA
- a CDS encoding HIT family protein produces the protein MNDCIFCKIIKQEIPSYKIYENEYVYAFLDINPVSDGHALVIPKVHAENLSTTPDLYLSEVSKAKKVVAQILQEKLKGVKGFNYVSNQEAIAKQVVFHYHEHILPKFKEDEGFLHDKNVNLKYATLEDVFNEITK, from the coding sequence ATGAATGATTGTATATTTTGTAAAATAATAAAGCAAGAAATTCCTTCGTATAAAATTTATGAGAATGAATATGTTTATGCATTCTTAGATATTAATCCTGTTAGTGATGGACATGCATTGGTCATTCCAAAAGTACACGCTGAAAATTTATCAACAACACCTGATTTATATTTATCTGAAGTAAGCAAAGCAAAAAAAGTTGTTGCTCAAATACTTCAAGAAAAATTAAAAGGTGTCAAAGGTTTTAACTATGTTTCTAATCAAGAAGCAATTGCTAAACAAGTGGTATTCCATTATCACGAACATATCTTACCTAAATTTAAAGAAGATGAAGGTTTCTTACACGATAAGAACGTGAATCTTAAATATGCAACTTTAGAAGATGTTTTTAATGAAATAACAAAATAA
- a CDS encoding iron-sulfur cluster assembly scaffold protein has protein sequence MIDISDDILLRKILMKHFTEPENLGLKNITNAIIKDAKSQTCADEMKIEILLENNIFKEINFEGTACAVATSSADIFINLIKNKSLEDTKKIIDQYQNFLNTGNLSEIDLLEDLVVFKNINKQKNRILCANLAIEAINEIIE, from the coding sequence ATGATAGATATAAGTGATGATATTTTATTAAGAAAAATTTTAATGAAACATTTTACTGAGCCTGAAAATTTGGGATTAAAAAATATTACAAATGCAATTATTAAAGATGCTAAATCTCAAACTTGTGCAGATGAAATGAAAATTGAAATATTACTTGAAAATAACATTTTTAAAGAAATAAATTTTGAAGGAACTGCATGTGCAGTTGCAACATCTAGTGCTGATATTTTCATTAATTTAATAAAAAATAAGTCTTTAGAGGATACAAAAAAAATAATAGATCAATATCAAAATTTTTTAAATACTGGTAATCTATCTGAAATTGATCTTTTAGAAGATTTAGTAGTTTTTAAAAACATTAATAAGCAAAAAAATCGCATATTATGTGCTAATTTAGCAATTGAAGCCATAAATGAGATTATTGAATAG
- a CDS encoding aminotransferase class V-fold PLP-dependent enzyme: MKDLKKYFPFYDKQSNLIYFDSSATSLKIKSVIDAEMKFLSENGSNPHAVDYKKGFEAFEIIKNARQLTQEFINAKKVNEIIFTSGTTHSINLLANGLKKIIKKDDEILVTELEHSANLLPWIALANSVGAKVKKIKLNEDFTIDHESLKLQLSDKTKIVSFASVYNTVGAKNDVKLITKVIKEFNINIIVHVDAAQSIGHTKTDVTDSNIDFMSWSFHKMYGPFGVGCLYGKYELLNQLEPLFYGGGMSLKIEENLIDYSLSSLPEKLEGGTPNISAIAGVVESIKFINLIGLDQIEEHEITLKDYFKIKVKENNLNDHITFYNLDTKSPIILFNVKGVNPQDITNFLDEKYNILVRGGANCARRIEGVIGTKIAIRASFGINNNKAEIDQFIEALKDTNSFLDVLF, from the coding sequence ATGAAAGACTTAAAAAAATATTTCCCTTTTTATGATAAACAAAGCAATCTAATTTATTTTGATAGCTCAGCTACTAGTCTTAAAATTAAGAGCGTAATTGATGCTGAAATGAAATTTTTGAGTGAAAATGGTTCAAATCCTCATGCAGTTGATTATAAAAAAGGATTTGAAGCTTTTGAAATAATTAAAAATGCTAGACAGTTAACTCAAGAATTTATTAATGCTAAAAAAGTAAATGAAATAATATTTACAAGTGGAACAACCCATTCAATAAATCTATTAGCAAACGGACTTAAAAAAATAATAAAAAAGGATGATGAAATTTTGGTTACAGAATTAGAACATTCAGCTAATTTATTGCCATGAATTGCTTTAGCAAATTCTGTTGGTGCAAAAGTTAAAAAAATTAAGTTAAATGAAGACTTTACAATTGATCATGAATCATTAAAACTACAGTTATCAGATAAAACAAAAATAGTTTCATTTGCTAGTGTTTATAATACTGTTGGGGCTAAAAATGATGTTAAACTAATTACTAAAGTAATTAAAGAGTTTAATATTAATATAATTGTTCATGTTGATGCAGCACAATCAATTGGTCACACAAAAACTGATGTTACGGATTCAAATATTGATTTTATGTCTTGATCTTTTCATAAAATGTATGGACCATTTGGTGTTGGTTGTTTATATGGAAAATACGAATTACTTAATCAATTAGAACCATTGTTTTATGGCGGTGGAATGAGTTTGAAAATTGAAGAAAATTTAATTGATTATTCCTTATCTTCATTACCAGAAAAATTAGAAGGTGGAACACCAAACATAAGTGCTATTGCAGGGGTTGTTGAATCAATTAAATTTATTAACTTAATAGGTTTAGATCAAATTGAAGAACATGAAATAACATTAAAAGATTACTTTAAAATTAAAGTTAAAGAAAATAACCTAAATGATCACATAACTTTTTATAATTTAGATACTAAATCACCCATAATACTATTTAATGTTAAAGGTGTAAATCCACAAGATATAACTAATTTTTTAGATGAAAAATACAATATTTTAGTGCGTGGCGGTGCTAATTGTGCTAGAAGAATTGAAGGTGTTATTGGAACAAAAATAGCCATTAGAGCTAGTTTTGGAATCAATAATAATAAAGCTGAAATTGATCAATTTATAGAAGCTTTAAAAGATACAAATAGTTTCTTAGATGTGCTATTTTAA